One region of Halomicrobium sp. LC1Hm genomic DNA includes:
- a CDS encoding Ig-like domain-containing protein, with translation MKLDKTKISSYALMGATFILAMMVMTAPVAAATTLFSTGFESGFPSEFTHTEPESDRNFSVQSNTVISGSNTLEFSNPDSGFENDGFHYSLSSPTDSIDISQKYQTTGDTEFIVNLYDDSGSSFTHKVKFDTETDEIVVENNSGTTLGSTSYSFQNGTTYDLNVVYESGDIVANVDGTQEVSTGVVSYSGIEEVGYTHNTVNQGTNSYLDDMSVSTVGSTTSTGDIEVSVSDAGGSGSPVADTTVDLEDSGGTVVATKTVSSSDADNKVTFSGYTAGETYTVRASHPDYDNASKTVTNTENTTDSVSFDMARTMGTIEVSEVTDTSATAIDYPNIDVYRANDGSSVTSIDGAILPYTADVWIAYDYDVTVDGYNEGVYHPKTKTYTVSDGSTTSKSYTLAEMPNADFQDSDNASTVEEGTSVTIDASASSDPEGDTLTYSWDTNNDGTFGDESGGSSITVSESSAGTYEYTVKVSDNNGGTDTATYTLTVEEPNSAPTADFQDSDNAETITVDGSLTLDASASSDPDGDSLTYSWDTNNDGTYGDESGGSSISVSESSSGTYNYSVKVSDGNGSTDTATFTLTVEEPATGTLEITGVTDSDGNSLSSFDYTITRVSDGTQVASGTGASAPVSNTLATGDYDVTVNKDMYNSQNLTLTVTENSTTSQSFTIDKKMKSFNIVVEDVDGNQLDSFDYTVSEDGTDIVAGTSSYGNDVKLADIEYGTYTFEVTSDGYESASKSATVDDQKDQVVFTLSESTSSDDTSDGSGGGGSGSNTTNNHLLVIGVFVLVFLIILLFLAIRNREE, from the coding sequence ATGAAACTTGACAAAACGAAAATTAGTTCGTATGCCTTGATGGGGGCAACTTTCATTCTCGCCATGATGGTGATGACTGCTCCCGTTGCTGCTGCGACTACACTATTTAGTACAGGCTTCGAATCAGGATTCCCTTCAGAGTTCACTCATACAGAGCCCGAATCGGATAGGAATTTCTCTGTCCAAAGCAATACAGTGATTTCTGGATCTAACACCCTTGAGTTCAGTAATCCCGATTCTGGATTTGAGAATGATGGGTTCCACTACTCCCTATCTTCACCGACAGATAGTATCGATATTTCTCAGAAATATCAGACCACAGGAGACACTGAATTCATCGTCAACCTCTACGATGATTCTGGAAGTAGCTTCACGCATAAAGTGAAGTTCGATACTGAAACAGATGAAATTGTAGTCGAGAATAATTCTGGTACTACTCTGGGGAGTACATCGTATTCGTTCCAGAATGGGACTACTTACGATCTGAATGTTGTGTATGAGTCCGGTGATATTGTAGCTAATGTTGATGGTACTCAGGAGGTTTCAACTGGAGTGGTGTCGTATAGTGGTATTGAGGAAGTAGGATATACTCATAATACTGTCAATCAGGGTACTAATTCGTACCTCGATGATATGTCTGTATCGACAGTAGGCTCGACCACATCTACTGGCGATATAGAGGTTTCAGTTTCTGATGCGGGCGGTAGCGGGTCTCCTGTCGCTGATACTACTGTAGATCTTGAGGATAGTGGTGGTACAGTGGTAGCGACGAAGACAGTTTCCTCCTCGGACGCTGATAATAAGGTCACATTCAGCGGATACACAGCAGGAGAAACCTACACAGTTCGAGCGTCTCACCCTGACTACGACAATGCGAGCAAGACGGTAACGAATACAGAGAATACAACGGATTCGGTTTCCTTTGACATGGCTCGTACAATGGGTACGATAGAGGTTTCAGAAGTTACGGATACTTCTGCCACAGCCATTGATTATCCAAATATCGATGTTTATCGTGCGAACGATGGGAGTTCTGTGACGAGCATAGACGGAGCTATACTGCCATACACAGCTGATGTGTGGATTGCTTACGACTACGATGTTACAGTAGATGGGTATAACGAAGGAGTGTACCATCCAAAAACTAAGACTTACACGGTAAGCGATGGGTCAACAACGTCTAAGAGTTACACGCTTGCTGAGATGCCTAATGCTGATTTCCAAGATAGCGATAATGCTTCAACTGTTGAGGAAGGCACGAGCGTCACAATTGACGCCAGTGCCTCCAGCGACCCTGAGGGTGACACATTGACCTACAGCTGGGATACGAACAATGATGGAACGTTTGGGGATGAGTCGGGAGGTAGCTCGATCACAGTATCTGAATCCTCCGCTGGTACATACGAGTACACAGTCAAGGTGTCAGATAATAATGGAGGGACTGATACTGCTACGTACACATTGACTGTTGAAGAACCTAATAGCGCACCTACAGCCGATTTCCAAGATTCAGATAATGCTGAGACGATCACTGTTGATGGGTCTCTCACTCTGGATGCTTCTGCCAGTAGTGATCCTGATGGAGACTCGCTGACCTATTCATGGGACACCAATAATGACGGAACCTATGGAGATGAATCAGGAGGTAGCTCGATCTCAGTGTCCGAGTCTTCCTCTGGAACGTACAATTACTCAGTGAAGGTATCAGACGGAAATGGTAGTACTGATACAGCTACATTCACTCTGACAGTAGAGGAGCCAGCGACAGGGACGCTTGAGATTACAGGTGTTACTGACTCTGATGGTAATTCTCTTTCCTCGTTCGACTACACGATCACCCGTGTTAGCGACGGAACGCAGGTTGCATCTGGTACTGGTGCTTCTGCTCCGGTCAGCAATACGCTCGCCACTGGTGACTACGATGTGACTGTCAACAAGGACATGTACAACTCCCAAAATCTGACCCTCACAGTCACGGAGAATAGCACAACGAGTCAGAGCTTCACTATCGACAAGAAGATGAAATCGTTCAATATCGTTGTTGAGGACGTTGATGGGAATCAACTCGACTCGTTCGATTACACGGTTTCAGAAGACGGTACAGATATCGTCGCTGGAACGAGCAGCTACGGAAATGATGTGAAATTAGCCGATATAGAATATGGCACATACACGTTTGAGGTGACTTCTGACGGCTATGAGAGCGCCTCGAAGTCAGCGACTGTAGATGATCAGAAGGATCAGGTAGTCTTCACTCTATCAGAGTCCACTTCTTCGGATGATACGAGTGATGGATCTGGTGGCGGTGGATCTGGGAGCAACACGACAAATAATCATCTCCTCGTAATTGGGGTGTTCGTCTTAGTATTCCTGATAATTCTATTGTTCCTCGCAATTCGAAATCGGGAAGAGTAG
- a CDS encoding PKD domain-containing protein — MSGTYSTTTKFGVLALGLLMLVAAPVMAAQATLVTMDAGSDFSGNESAVTGTVNYTSTGAEITEGGSYTSTNLSLSESADTFDYNVSSLGANVTLELYDASDDSLINSKEVSATGSGSFDVSSSSATSVYVVIDVPDDGDSTSGETTTVDSVSLVAANDAPTADFADSDNQASAGVSESVTMDASESSDPDDADTLSYEWDLDGDGTFDDATGSTATVSESSTGTYEYDVRVSDGNGGTDSATFTLTVEEDTGGGGSGSVPSDKVLIIIGAFAVVFITISTLLAVQD, encoded by the coding sequence ATGTCAGGAACATATTCAACAACGACAAAATTCGGTGTGTTAGCATTAGGGCTGCTAATGCTGGTCGCTGCACCGGTCATGGCAGCACAGGCTACTCTCGTTACTATGGATGCTGGATCTGATTTCAGCGGGAACGAGAGTGCTGTAACTGGTACAGTCAATTACACCAGCACAGGAGCTGAGATTACTGAAGGAGGTAGCTATACATCTACCAACCTCAGTCTGAGCGAATCTGCTGACACATTCGACTACAACGTTAGTTCCCTTGGAGCAAACGTCACACTGGAACTCTACGATGCATCTGACGACTCGCTGATTAACAGCAAGGAAGTCAGTGCTACTGGTAGTGGTTCCTTCGATGTGTCCTCGTCCTCAGCTACGTCCGTGTACGTTGTAATCGACGTACCTGATGATGGAGATTCGACCTCTGGCGAGACGACAACAGTTGACTCTGTTTCCCTCGTCGCAGCAAATGACGCTCCTACAGCTGACTTCGCTGACAGCGATAATCAGGCGTCTGCTGGTGTAAGTGAGTCCGTCACAATGGACGCTTCGGAATCCAGCGATCCTGACGACGCTGATACTCTCAGCTACGAATGGGATCTCGATGGCGACGGAACCTTCGATGACGCTACAGGCTCCACAGCAACCGTTTCAGAGTCCAGCACAGGTACTTATGAGTACGATGTTCGGGTTAGTGACGGAAACGGAGGAACTGACTCTGCTACTTTCACTCTCACAGTCGAAGAAGACACTGGAGGTGGAGGATCTGGCAGTGTTCCATCCGACAAGGTTCTCATAATTATCGGCGCATTCGCTGTTGTCTTCATCACGATAAGCACTCTCCTCGCAGTTCAGGATTAG
- a CDS encoding ATP-binding protein, with protein MSDNDLSAAYLSEYIGNKGEIPEWVTYVPQDKLRYLLRMERALDNPEKSDEFVETLLTVKSLATNESILEDDLTRVSAIKGVSDNSVDATGYDLLLEKLEPAAQTLIMKGPKGSGKSTKMSDLGWKALDEGIVDKIMTNLALNGFEDGKFEEAGYDVRYSELISDFLEFAKEPGEKVMLLDELSTVANMLTSSNDAQEIFVRVINALRKSKGGSCRIIAIGHQNPTDILPALRNNSDGVIEAPNKAGEGIDRANFYKSYDEYQNGDPEFRVRGMQDVSDHHLFGFDDKTFATLELNLDNPDKQIKRGQIIDDWEKYQDGGGEPDDTRIFCAHGGKGAQDGCGASSQQYPELLQDGVDYCPYHQDDDDGSSIKESIEAERERAEEYLDEKEDEESSGKQNEFMGDSEENVDPNAGHTDDYKF; from the coding sequence ATGAGTGATAACGATCTCTCTGCCGCCTACCTATCGGAATATATCGGGAACAAAGGCGAGATTCCTGAGTGGGTCACATATGTTCCTCAGGACAAGCTCCGGTATCTTCTCCGAATGGAGCGGGCACTCGATAATCCAGAGAAGTCAGATGAATTCGTAGAGACGCTTCTAACCGTCAAATCTCTGGCTACGAATGAATCCATCCTCGAAGACGACCTTACTCGTGTTTCTGCTATCAAGGGCGTCTCAGACAACTCTGTAGATGCTACTGGATACGATCTATTACTGGAAAAACTCGAACCAGCCGCTCAGACCTTGATCATGAAAGGTCCGAAAGGGTCGGGCAAATCTACCAAGATGTCCGATCTGGGGTGGAAGGCGCTGGATGAGGGAATCGTAGACAAGATAATGACGAACCTCGCACTGAACGGCTTCGAGGACGGAAAATTTGAGGAAGCTGGCTACGATGTTCGTTACTCAGAGCTGATCTCTGACTTCCTTGAATTTGCGAAGGAGCCCGGTGAGAAGGTCATGTTGCTGGACGAGCTGTCCACGGTGGCGAATATGCTCACGTCCTCGAACGATGCTCAGGAGATCTTCGTCCGAGTCATCAATGCTCTCCGGAAATCTAAGGGTGGTTCTTGTAGGATTATAGCGATTGGACACCAGAACCCGACTGATATCTTACCTGCTCTCCGAAACAACTCTGATGGTGTTATTGAAGCCCCGAACAAGGCAGGAGAAGGGATTGATCGAGCCAACTTCTACAAGTCCTACGACGAGTACCAGAACGGAGATCCTGAATTCCGTGTTCGAGGGATGCAGGACGTATCTGACCACCACCTCTTCGGCTTTGACGACAAGACCTTCGCTACCCTCGAACTGAACCTCGACAACCCAGACAAGCAAATCAAACGAGGACAGATAATCGACGATTGGGAGAAGTATCAGGATGGTGGCGGTGAACCCGACGATACGAGAATATTCTGTGCCCACGGTGGAAAGGGCGCACAGGACGGTTGTGGAGCCTCCAGTCAGCAGTACCCTGAACTACTCCAAGATGGCGTAGACTACTGCCCATACCACCAAGACGACGATGACGGTTCGAGTATCAAAGAGTCCATAGAAGCCGAACGAGAGCGGGCTGAGGAGTATTTAGACGAAAAAGAAGACGAAGAGAGTAGCGGAAAACAGAATGAATTCATGGGCGATTCAGAAGAGAATGTAGATCCAAATGCTGGTCATACTGACGACTACAAGTTCTGA
- a CDS encoding restriction endonuclease — MALKSCFRAAMARHDTDLPFGDAFSPAQLDTDDDRPELSVVLEMAKEYEGQEDEFDEAIRETFFPDDDDTTRAKNVRLGMKDRGYKITDEDFNFTELGDELYELRDDPDALYDRFAKHILRNLHGLKGIEIVEDLEAEGRKTVNDNVKEEFKQQYDFHIDETSNHWSQMRAWMSEAGVVNKGTHRYDIDRTRIEELIGVDSEDIVELDGLTEQQQAFLRALALIDPPGEVKSRTVKRIAEHAYGVNISQSNISRRTLDPLEEAGYIEWEHVSGKPNLIETTDKFDAEILKPVLDDLSERVGVPRHVLRLSFDEVMEELDSDSTHEKGVALETLTVKTGRLLGLEFVGWRVRGRKTGGSEVDVVMDEIDTTFNRWQIQCKNTKSQLESKQISREVGIARILQTNTILMIARGGISQDAKQYANQVMRHENIAIMFLTGDDIEEFDENTDHLLTVLRGEARRIHNIKRLDRMEVEQEDGMDLIDREDEALEEFEDELDFDQEQPSLDDYTPDEDEDSED, encoded by the coding sequence GTGGCCTTGAAGAGCTGTTTTAGAGCTGCTATGGCCCGTCACGACACTGATCTCCCATTCGGGGATGCTTTCTCACCCGCACAACTCGACACGGACGACGACCGACCGGAGCTTTCTGTCGTTCTGGAAATGGCGAAGGAGTACGAAGGGCAGGAAGACGAATTCGATGAAGCAATTCGAGAGACCTTCTTCCCCGACGATGACGATACGACCCGAGCGAAGAACGTCCGACTCGGGATGAAGGACAGAGGGTACAAGATCACTGATGAGGACTTCAACTTCACCGAACTGGGCGACGAACTGTACGAGCTACGGGACGACCCAGACGCCCTATACGACAGATTCGCAAAACACATCCTACGCAACCTTCATGGACTGAAGGGAATCGAGATCGTCGAAGATCTTGAAGCCGAGGGTCGGAAGACGGTCAACGATAACGTCAAGGAGGAATTCAAACAGCAGTACGACTTCCACATTGACGAGACGAGCAATCACTGGAGTCAAATGCGGGCGTGGATGTCCGAGGCAGGCGTTGTAAACAAAGGAACGCACCGCTACGATATTGATCGCACTCGGATTGAAGAACTGATTGGCGTCGATTCAGAGGATATTGTAGAGCTTGATGGACTCACCGAGCAACAACAGGCGTTCCTTCGAGCGTTAGCCCTGATCGACCCACCGGGAGAAGTGAAGAGTCGAACAGTCAAGCGAATCGCTGAACACGCCTACGGAGTCAACATCAGCCAATCGAATATTAGTCGGAGGACGCTCGATCCGCTGGAAGAAGCGGGATACATCGAGTGGGAACACGTCTCTGGGAAGCCAAACCTGATCGAGACAACCGACAAGTTCGACGCTGAGATACTGAAGCCCGTTCTTGATGATCTCTCAGAGCGTGTCGGTGTCCCTCGTCACGTTCTCAGGCTCTCGTTCGATGAAGTGATGGAAGAACTGGATTCGGACTCGACTCACGAGAAAGGGGTTGCACTCGAAACACTCACGGTGAAGACTGGGCGACTCCTTGGGCTGGAATTCGTCGGTTGGCGTGTTCGAGGACGAAAGACAGGCGGTTCCGAAGTGGACGTGGTGATGGACGAGATAGATACCACGTTCAACCGCTGGCAGATCCAGTGTAAGAACACAAAGAGTCAGTTGGAGTCAAAGCAGATCTCTCGTGAGGTAGGGATCGCTCGAATTCTACAGACTAACACCATCCTCATGATCGCCAGAGGCGGTATCTCTCAGGATGCTAAGCAGTACGCCAACCAAGTAATGAGGCACGAGAACATCGCAATCATGTTCCTCACAGGTGATGATATCGAGGAGTTTGACGAGAACACCGACCACCTGCTTACTGTTCTGAGAGGCGAAGCCCGTAGGATTCACAATATCAAGCGACTCGATAGGATGGAAGTGGAACAAGAAGACGGTATGGACTTAATCGACCGAGAAGATGAAGCACTGGAGGAATTCGAGGATGAGTTGGATTTCGACCAAGAGCAACCGTCACTGGACGACTACACCCCTGATGAAGACGAAGACTCAGAGGATTAG
- a CDS encoding site-specific DNA-methyltransferase, giving the protein MTEDSAVTELMDTPAYYSAEGGSAFHGDSRELLEELPDNSIDLIVTSPPFALQHQKEYGNEDQEGYNDWFMEFIPEVRRVLQPHGSFVVEIGGAFKRGWPERSPYQFELLNRLVDEDEGQMHLAQDFYWYNPAKLPNPIEWVNVRKIRVTDAVTHIWWLTPEINKDSAVEEGEHPHPEANNQRVLQEYSDSQKELMETGEYNDGKRSSGWNIDSESFANENEGSIPDNFLEGADVELILNKLDEISAEEFLEWIMGSDEFEDASAGDLLRRLGMGGRTADNVIEASNTASNTHYLSMCRKFDFDSHPARFPRQIPEFFIDYLTPNPPYDEWDQGRLDRPVVLDIFGGSNLTGSIAQQKGRYWMAFEREEKYLETSQFRFLTEDEIKKRLDEDQSDFGDFAEVGDD; this is encoded by the coding sequence ATGACTGAGGACTCTGCCGTTACTGAACTGATGGATACGCCTGCCTACTATAGTGCCGAGGGAGGCTCAGCATTCCACGGGGATAGTCGAGAACTGCTCGAAGAACTGCCTGACAACAGTATCGATCTAATCGTTACCTCGCCTCCCTTTGCGTTGCAGCATCAGAAGGAGTACGGCAACGAGGATCAGGAGGGGTACAACGATTGGTTCATGGAGTTTATTCCTGAAGTCCGTCGTGTACTCCAGCCTCACGGGAGTTTCGTGGTCGAAATTGGTGGTGCTTTCAAACGTGGATGGCCCGAGCGGTCGCCGTACCAGTTTGAGCTACTGAATCGTCTCGTTGACGAGGACGAGGGTCAGATGCATTTGGCTCAGGATTTTTACTGGTACAACCCCGCCAAACTTCCGAATCCGATTGAATGGGTCAACGTCAGAAAGATTCGGGTCACGGACGCAGTGACTCACATCTGGTGGCTCACACCGGAGATCAACAAGGATTCTGCCGTCGAGGAGGGCGAACATCCTCACCCGGAGGCGAACAACCAGCGTGTACTCCAAGAGTATAGTGACTCCCAGAAGGAGCTGATGGAGACTGGAGAGTACAACGACGGTAAGCGCAGTTCAGGCTGGAACATCGATTCCGAGTCCTTTGCAAATGAAAACGAGGGGTCGATCCCTGACAACTTCCTCGAAGGAGCCGACGTTGAACTCATCCTGAACAAACTTGATGAGATTTCTGCGGAGGAATTCTTGGAATGGATCATGGGTTCAGATGAATTCGAGGACGCTTCTGCTGGAGATCTACTCCGAAGGCTCGGGATGGGTGGTCGAACGGCTGACAACGTGATTGAGGCGTCGAACACGGCGAGCAATACGCACTATCTCTCGATGTGCCGGAAGTTCGATTTCGATTCTCACCCTGCTCGTTTCCCTCGTCAGATTCCCGAATTCTTCATCGACTACTTGACGCCGAACCCGCCGTATGATGAATGGGATCAGGGTCGTCTCGATAGACCCGTTGTTCTCGATATATTCGGTGGGTCGAACCTCACAGGTAGCATTGCACAGCAGAAGGGACGCTACTGGATGGCGTTTGAACGAGAGGAAAAGTACCTCGAAACCTCTCAGTTCCGCTTCCTCACCGAAGACGAGATCAAGAAGCGGCTGGACGAAGACCAGTCCGACTTCGGGGATTTCGCTGAAGTCGGTGACGACTAA
- a CDS encoding helix-turn-helix domain-containing protein, producing MGTLYLLFELFCRSRSRVILCQRVNPKPVPRRRNDESGRYQEVYSDEDILSLLEGTRLSTSEVADQLDCHRTTAHDRLTELEDEGKITSKQVGNTLLWEIQPQS from the coding sequence ATGGGCACTTTATATTTGCTATTTGAGCTGTTTTGCCGAAGCCGTTCGAGGGTTATATTGTGTCAGAGGGTAAACCCGAAACCAGTGCCCCGAAGACGGAACGACGAATCGGGACGATATCAAGAAGTCTACTCCGATGAGGATATCCTATCTCTTCTGGAAGGCACTCGACTCTCAACGAGCGAGGTAGCTGATCAATTAGACTGTCACCGAACGACTGCCCATGACCGTCTAACTGAGTTAGAAGACGAGGGCAAAATCACGTCGAAACAGGTTGGCAACACTCTACTCTGGGAGATTCAGCCACAGTCTTGA